The Saprospiraceae bacterium genome contains the following window.
AGCAAGGCAAACTAAAAAATGGCCTGTGTAATGAATCCACAAATGTTCACCAACATATTGGATGGACTTCATAGGGCAGTAGTGGACTTAATATAAATTTCTTCGTCTTTATATTTTGAAGGACATTTAAGCAACATGGATTTTGCAATAAAAACATCGTCTTTCATGCTCCCGGTTAATACAACTTGTTCAGATAATTCAAAATCCTGTGGCTTGGGAGCATTGAGGATCACTTTTTTTGTCTCGCCATCTTTATCTGTGAGATAAAAGCTAAAATAATTTGCATCTTTCTCAGGCTGGTAATAAATCTCCTGGTCTTTTGCAAGGGTGCCTACCAATTTGACCTGATCTCCACTTTTTGCTGCTTTACTAAAGCTGGCGTAGGTGGAAAAATCTTTGGATACGGATATCAATAACACGATAGCTACTGCAATCAGGCTTAATGTAAATAGAAATGATTTTTTCATTGAATGCAAATTTAAGCGGAATACGATATTATCAAGGCTTCTTAACGTTGCTTTAATGATATTCTTCTATGTAACAACCAGATTAGTGCATCTTAGTTCGGAATCGGCTTGTACTTTTGCGGTTTATAACGCCATGCCAAAACACATAATTCAAGCCATTAATCTCAGTATTTCCTACCCGCAAAAGGATTTAATTACTGGCTTAAACTGGACAGTCGACGAACAAGAATGGATTGAATTTTCGGGTCCAAATGGAGCTGGGAAGACTTCACTATTGAATGCATTTTATGGAATGCCAATGAAATTAAGCGGACAGCTCAACGTACTCGATTTTTCCCTTAATCCCTTAAGCAAAGAAGATCTTGCGTCCTTAAGGCGAAAAATTGGATATGCGCGTCAAAACCTTCAATTGATACCTGAGAAAACGGTTCGAGCCAATTTACTAATGGCTTTACATGCAACCGACCGCGTCCAGGATTTTGATTTTGACGGTCAGGTGCTTTGGATACTTGAAGCACTTGGAATGTCTGAAAAGATTAAAACCCCGCTGGCGATGCTTTCACAAGGTGAGCAACATGTTATTGCCATTGCGAGAGCATTAATCCATAAACCTAAATTGGTATTTTTAGATCAAAGTCTTGATTATCTGGATGATACCAGTCGAAAAACTGTCATTCAATTCATTCAAAACGCCCGTGAATCAGACCGATTGACGATTCTATCCAGCGCGATTAAAACCTGGTCTCAGGAAATTACAAATTGCAAGTCTATTAAAATCGAGAACGGAATTCTGATTTAGAGTTAAAATCAAAGGACCCAATGTTTAGTGGCTTCGGATTCTAAAGCACCATGATTCTCACTTCTCGGTAGGCAATAAAGCCAAACAGCTATTGAGCTAATCCGCTATTGGATTATCTTTGCGCCATGTTTGAAAGTTTAAATGAACGATTGGAATCGGCCCTAAAAACCATCAAAGGGGAGGCCAGATTAACGGAGTTAAATATTGCAGAATTCATCAAAGAAATTCGAAGGGCATTGGTGGAAGCTGATGTGAATTACCGGATTGCCAAAGATTTTACGGATAAAATTAAGGATCAGGCACTGGGTACAAAAAATGTACTAAATGCGGTAAAACCAGGTGAATTGATGGTTAAAATTGTGATGGATGAGCTGGTAGAACTTATGGGAGGTCAGGCTGCGGGTTTGAATTTAAATGGGAATCCGGCAGTTGTTTTGATAGCAGGTCTTCAAGGATCTGGTAAAACCACATTTTCTGGAAAATTGGCCTTGTTTTTAAAATCAAAGAAAAACAAGAAAATCCTTTTGACAGCCTGTGATGTGTATCGCCCGGCAGCTATCGATCAATTGACTGTTTTAGCCGAACAGGTTGGCGTTGAAATATTTAAAGATCTTGAACAGAAGGATCCGGTTCTAATTGCTAAAAATGCGATTGAATATGCACGCAATCACAAGATTGATATTGTGATTGTGGACACTGCAGGTCGAACCTCCGTCGATGAAGAAATGATGGATGAAATCGAACGCATTAAACAAAGCATTCAACCATCAGAGACTTTATTTGTAGTGGACTCAATGACGGGGCAGGATGCCGTAAATACGGCTCAGGCATTTCATAACCGCATCCAATACGATGGGGTCGTGTTAACAAAAATGGATGGCGATACGCGTGGGGGTGCGGCACTTTCAATTAAATATACCATAGGCAAACCCATCAAGTTTGTTTCTATGGGGGAAAAGATGGAAACCCTCGATGTGTTTTATCCCGAAAGGATGGCCCAACGGATTTTGGGAATGGGGGATATTGTTAGCTTGGTTGAAAAAGCGCAGGAACAGTTTGATGAAACCGAAGCAAAAAAAATTGAAAAGAAAATCAAACAAAATAAATTTGATTTTAATGACTTCGTGATTCAACTTCAACAGATTAAAAAAATGGGAGATTTAAAAAGTCTCCTTGGAATGATACCCGGTGCTGGCAAAATGTTAAAGGATGTCAACATTGATGACAAAGCGTTTGGAAAAGTAGAAGCCATTATTCAGTCTATGACCCCACAAGAGCGAGCCAATCCCGAATTGTTAAACATGTCACGAAAAAATCGGATAGCTGCAGGTAGTGGTAAAACCATCCACGAAGTAAATGCCTTCATCAAGCAATTTGAGGAAATGCGAAAAATGATGTTTATGTTCTCAAAAGGCCAGGGAATGGGGAATATGATGAACCAAATGCGGAATATGAAGCGGTAGCGAAATTAAAATAAAATCTAAAAGATATTAAAAGGCAAATTCTCAATAGCTAAGCCTACATCCAGCGTAGGAGCAGAATAAATAAATCACAAATAATTTTAGAAAATTCAAAAAGAAGGCATGCTAGGCGTAGGCTTAGCCTACGTCAAACGACCATCACAATAAAGCTGTAAACAAATGAATTGAGATTGAGGAAAGGACGCAAACAGCTTAATACAAAATATTTTATATACTCAGAAAAACTCCCACCCTCAACTCTCAACTACCAACTATCCATACCAACTTTCAACAATTTCACTAACTTTACTAAAATTTCGTGTATGCAAAAGCTCCTCGTATTTGGTCTCTTGTTTTGTGTTTCGTTTACTTTAAAAGCGCAATTGCAGGAAGGAAGCACGGCTCCTGATTTTACAGTACAGGATATTAATGGAAATTCGTATAGTTTGTATGCAATGATGGGGTCTAATAAAGCAGCATGCCTCGATTTTTCAGCGACCTGGTGTGGACCCTGCTGGAGTTTTCATCAAAGCGGAGTACTGGAATCGGTTTACAATAATTTAAGTAATGAAACAACAGTGGTTTTCCTGGAATCAGATTGGGGAACCAATACCAATTGCTTATACGGTCCCAGTGGCTGTGTTGGCGGTACTCAAGGAAACTGGGTAAGTGGTACGCCATATCCAATTGCAGATCTTTCATTAAATAATGGTCCTGGGGTAAATAATGATTATGCTATTGCTTATTATCCTACCCTTTATGTAATATCTCCAGATAAACGGGCCTGGTTAATTAAAACCCGGACTTATAATGAATATGCAAATTGGATTACTAAAAGTTTTAAAATGACAGCAAGTGCTGTTGTAACAAATTCAACATGCGGGGATAATGGGAAAGTGGTTACTACAGTTACGAATGGTTTTGGCACCATCTCTTATAAATGGAGCAATGGAGCGACTACTAAAGATTTAACGAATATTCCGGGAGGGACTTACTCGGTTACGATTTCAGATTTAAATGGATATTACATTGAGAAAGGACCCTATGTGGTAAACGGTCCATCAAAAAGAGTCGATATAACCAATGCTACTCTAACTCACGTTAAATGCTTTAACGAACCCACTGGCAACATTGCGATACTGGTAGATTACGGTACTCCTCCATATACCTATAATTGGTCGAATGGAGATCGAACCGACAACCCTTTAAGTCTTAAAGCAGGTTCATATACCGTTACCGTTACAGATAATGCAGCTTGTACCAGAGTAAAAACGTATACTTTGACACAACCAACCGATGTTACCTTAAGCTCCGTTGCGGGTTTAGAAACCTGCGACAGTGGCAATGGATTTATTTCATGTAAAGCCTCCGGTGGAGTTCCGCCCTATCTGTTTGATATAGGCTTGGGAAATCAAGGAAGCAATTACTTTGCTGATTTGGAAGGAGATCAATATTATACCGTTACAGTTACTGATAATAATGGTTGTTTTGAAACTTCCAGATCTTTTGTTGGGGTCACCCATAAACCAATTGTAAATGCTGGACCTGATAAAAATTACGATTGTTTAAATGATGTCATTAGCCTTGATGGCTCTCAATCCAGTCAAGGTGCCAATTTAATTACTTTATGGACTACACGCAATGGTAAAATTTTTAGCGGACAAGAAAGTGTTACGCCAGAAATAAGTAAACCTGGAACCTATCTTTTAAAAATCACAGATGCTTCAAACGGTTGTTTGGATGTTGATTCAACCCAGGTTTTAGACAAACGGATTTATCCGAATGTAGTATTGGATCGCGATACGAGCCTGAATTGTGTTATGAAAGTCTATGAAGCGAAAGGCAGTAGCAAAGATTCACAAACTAAATTCAGTTGGAAAAAAGTTTACGATACCTTATTTTATAAGGAAGGTTCGAAGATTCTGGTAAGTGACACCGGAAATTATATTTTCATCGTAAAAGATACCATTAATTTGTGTGTTTCTAAAGATACCATTGAAATCAAAGTGGATCAGGAAAAACCGATTGCAGCTGCTCAGGCTGAAAAAGATGTTAGTTGTATCAATACTGAAGTCATTATCGATGCATCACAATCCTCACAAGGTGGAAATTTCATTTATCAATGGCAGTCTGTAACTGGAAATATAAAATCAGGGGCACAAACACTGTATCCTGTCGTAGATAAAGGAGGAGACTATCACTTAAATGTAAAGAATATTAAAAATTTATGCGAAAGTGATGCAACGGTTTTAGTTTACCAACAAACAGAACCAATAGCTCTTTTTGATCAAAGCATCGATGGATTAAAATTACAATTTAATGATCAGTCGAATGGCTTGCCTACTTCCTGGAATTGGAATTTTGGAGATGGAACTACAAGTATAATTCAAAATCCACAGCATGTATTTGCTAAGGAAGGTGAATTTGAAGTTTGTTTGACGGTAACTAATGATTGCGGCCAAAATATTAAATGCGCTAAATTATTAATAGGAATATCTGCTCCCCTTAGTTTAGCATCCTATGAAATTCAACATGTTAGTTGCTTTGAAGGAACAGATGGCAGTATTAAAATAAATATACAGGGTGGGGTTCCTCCTTATCGCTATTTATGGAACAACACCATGCAGACTAAGGATTTATTTCAACTACAAGCTGGAAATTATTCGGTAGAAGTGACCGATGCACAAGGAACAAAAATCACGAAAGGATTTTTAATAAAAGAGCCTCAGGCAATTACACTTAAAGATCTCACCATTATTCCAAGTGTTGCAGGACTCAATACGGGTTCTATTGAGTTGAAACTAGAAGGAGGAGTACCTCAATATACCTACAAGTGGTCAAATGGTCAAGACACAAATCCTTTGCAAAACTTAGCAGTAGGTGAATATTCTTGCAGTGTTACAGATGCAAACCAATGCGTTAAAACATTCGGGCCATTTGAAATTAAAGAGGTTACAGCAAATATTGAGAATCAATTAATCAAGCTGTTTAAAATTGAACCAAACCCAGTGTCGGAAGTATTTGCAATCCATGTTTCACTTACACAATCAACACCTTATCAACTTCGGATGATAAACAGTTACGGTACACAAGTTTGGCTTAATCGTCAAAATAACTCGAAGGCAATTTTTGAATTGGATGCAAACCAGTTTGCTAGTGGCATCTATTTTATTACTTTATCATCAGAAGATATTGCGCAAACGATAAAACTTGTAATCAGGTAACTATTTGCTATTTTATTGAGCTCCTTTTATTTGTTAGAGCTTCTTTTTTAATTCAATCAATTTCATCATACAATCGATGGGTGTCATGGTTTGTATGTCAAGTGATTTTAATATATCAACTAATTCTTTGTGCGAATTTGTAGGAGTTTCTTGAATTTGAATGCTTGACTTTCGTGTGTTTTCTGAAATCACTACATGTTCCTGATTGCCACGTTTTTCTTCCAGGTCGCTGAGAATTTCTTCAGCACGTTGTAAAACTGCTTGCGGCATACCGGCCATTTGAGCCACATGAATTCCAAATGAGTGTTCACTGCCACCTGGCATTAATTTTCGAAGAAAAATTACTTTTTTATTTAACTCTTGAGTGGCAACATGAAAATTTTTAATTCTTGGTAAATAAGCACTCAATTCATTTAATTCATGATAATGTGTGGCAAACAAGGTTTTAGCCTTTCGTTCTGGAATTTCATGCAAATACTCTGCTATTGCCCAGGCCAATGAAATGCCATCATACGTACTGGTGCCTCTGCCAATTTCATCCAGTAAGATGAGCGATCGGTTTGACAAATTATTTAAAATGGAAGAGGTTTCATTCATTTCTACCATAAAGGTGGATTCTCCGGAAGAAATATTGTCACTAGCACCTACCCGTGTAAAAACTCGATCGATATATCCCAAAGTAACTTCACGCGCAGGAACAAAGGAACCAATTTGAGCCATAAGAGCAATTAAAGCTGTTTGGCGCAAGATGGCAGACTTTCCTGACATGTTGGGACCGGTTATCATCAGAATTTGTTGTTGATCTGAATCCAGGTAAATATCATTTGGAATGTAACTTTCACCGCTTGTCATTTGCTTTTCAATGACCGGATGCCGGCCATCCTTAATATCTATAATTTGACTGTCATCTACCTGTGGTTTGCAATATGCATTTGCTTTCGCAGTTCTGGCAAATGAAAACAAGACATCCACTTCAGCAATAACATATGCGTTTTGTTGTAATGGAATTAAATACTCCTGCAACTGGTCCACTAATTTTTCAAATAATTCTTCCTCTAATTGAATAATCCGTTCTTCAGCACCAAGAATCTTTACTTCAAGTTTTTTTAATTCATCTGTGACATAGCGCTCCCCTGTGGACATGGTTTGCTTGCGAACCCAATGATCTGGTACGAGCCCTTGGTTTTTAAATTTATTTGTAACTTCCAGAAAATAACCAAATACCGAGTTGTAACCTATTTTTAAATTGGTAATGCCGGTATTGAGGATTTCTTTTTTCTGAATTTCTAAAAGTAAATCTTTGCTATGATGTAAAATGTATTTTAATTCATCCAGCTCTTTAGAAAAACCTTCAATAAAAATACCTCCTTTATTTATTTGATTGGGTGCATCTGGGTGCAATTGTACGGAAATAAGTTGTGCCAGGCTGGCACATTCTTGAATCTTTTCAGCAAGTAATTGCAAGCCTGTACTTTCATGTTGTTGCAAAATAGCACGAAGTGGCAAAAGTTTTAACAGACTTTTTAATATATGATTAATTTCTCTGGGATTAATTCGCCTAAGTGGAATTTTTGAAACCAATCTTTCTAAATCACCAAAATGATTTAAAGTTTGAAACAACTCATCTTCTAAATCGACTGCTTTTAAAAACGAATCAACCATTTGATGCCTTCTTTCAATTCGCTCTATTTGCAATAAGGGCATTACGATCCACTTTCTCATCAATCTGGAGCCCATAGGAGTGAGGCTATGATCCAATATATTTAATAAGCTCTTTCCCTCCGGATGAAGTGGATCAATCAGTTCAAGGTTTTTTATGGTAAACCGAT
Protein-coding sequences here:
- the ffh gene encoding signal recognition particle protein; this encodes MFESLNERLESALKTIKGEARLTELNIAEFIKEIRRALVEADVNYRIAKDFTDKIKDQALGTKNVLNAVKPGELMVKIVMDELVELMGGQAAGLNLNGNPAVVLIAGLQGSGKTTFSGKLALFLKSKKNKKILLTACDVYRPAAIDQLTVLAEQVGVEIFKDLEQKDPVLIAKNAIEYARNHKIDIVIVDTAGRTSVDEEMMDEIERIKQSIQPSETLFVVDSMTGQDAVNTAQAFHNRIQYDGVVLTKMDGDTRGGAALSIKYTIGKPIKFVSMGEKMETLDVFYPERMAQRILGMGDIVSLVEKAQEQFDETEAKKIEKKIKQNKFDFNDFVIQLQQIKKMGDLKSLLGMIPGAGKMLKDVNIDDKAFGKVEAIIQSMTPQERANPELLNMSRKNRIAAGSGKTIHEVNAFIKQFEEMRKMMFMFSKGQGMGNMMNQMRNMKR
- the mutS gene encoding DNA mismatch repair protein MutS, whose product is MTPLMEQYYTMKAKHPDAILLYRVGDFYETFGEDAITTSKVLGIVLTKRNNGGSDIELAGFPYHSLDAYLPKLVRAGYRVAICEQLEKPSKGKKIVKRGITDVITPGITYDDKLLDHRKNNFLAALYIDVNGIGISLADVSTGEFYLSQGPLEYIQKLLESFQPSEIILARSKTGFFDTNFNEHYYTYPLEDWIFQLDFSREKLLRHFNVSSLKGFGVDEYLSGQIAAGAIIYYLELTETKNPNHLSHISRLASDEFVWMDRFTIKNLELIDPLHPEGKSLLNILDHSLTPMGSRLMRKWIVMPLLQIERIERRHQMVDSFLKAVDLEDELFQTLNHFGDLERLVSKIPLRRINPREINHILKSLLKLLPLRAILQQHESTGLQLLAEKIQECASLAQLISVQLHPDAPNQINKGGIFIEGFSKELDELKYILHHSKDLLLEIQKKEILNTGITNLKIGYNSVFGYFLEVTNKFKNQGLVPDHWVRKQTMSTGERYVTDELKKLEVKILGAEERIIQLEEELFEKLVDQLQEYLIPLQQNAYVIAEVDVLFSFARTAKANAYCKPQVDDSQIIDIKDGRHPVIEKQMTSGESYIPNDIYLDSDQQQILMITGPNMSGKSAILRQTALIALMAQIGSFVPAREVTLGYIDRVFTRVGASDNISSGESTFMVEMNETSSILNNLSNRSLILLDEIGRGTSTYDGISLAWAIAEYLHEIPERKAKTLFATHYHELNELSAYLPRIKNFHVATQELNKKVIFLRKLMPGGSEHSFGIHVAQMAGMPQAVLQRAEEILSDLEEKRGNQEHVVISENTRKSSIQIQETPTNSHKELVDILKSLDIQTMTPIDCMMKLIELKKKL
- a CDS encoding cytochrome c maturation protein CcmE is translated as MKKSFLFTLSLIAVAIVLLISVSKDFSTYASFSKAAKSGDQVKLVGTLAKDQEIYYQPEKDANYFSFYLTDKDGETKKVILNAPKPQDFELSEQVVLTGSMKDDVFIAKSMLLKCPSKYKDEEIYIKSTTAL
- a CDS encoding ATP-binding cassette domain-containing protein; its protein translation is MIFFYVTTRLVHLSSESACTFAVYNAMPKHIIQAINLSISYPQKDLITGLNWTVDEQEWIEFSGPNGAGKTSLLNAFYGMPMKLSGQLNVLDFSLNPLSKEDLASLRRKIGYARQNLQLIPEKTVRANLLMALHATDRVQDFDFDGQVLWILEALGMSEKIKTPLAMLSQGEQHVIAIARALIHKPKLVFLDQSLDYLDDTSRKTVIQFIQNARESDRLTILSSAIKTWSQEITNCKSIKIENGILI
- a CDS encoding T9SS type A sorting domain-containing protein, giving the protein MQKLLVFGLLFCVSFTLKAQLQEGSTAPDFTVQDINGNSYSLYAMMGSNKAACLDFSATWCGPCWSFHQSGVLESVYNNLSNETTVVFLESDWGTNTNCLYGPSGCVGGTQGNWVSGTPYPIADLSLNNGPGVNNDYAIAYYPTLYVISPDKRAWLIKTRTYNEYANWITKSFKMTASAVVTNSTCGDNGKVVTTVTNGFGTISYKWSNGATTKDLTNIPGGTYSVTISDLNGYYIEKGPYVVNGPSKRVDITNATLTHVKCFNEPTGNIAILVDYGTPPYTYNWSNGDRTDNPLSLKAGSYTVTVTDNAACTRVKTYTLTQPTDVTLSSVAGLETCDSGNGFISCKASGGVPPYLFDIGLGNQGSNYFADLEGDQYYTVTVTDNNGCFETSRSFVGVTHKPIVNAGPDKNYDCLNDVISLDGSQSSQGANLITLWTTRNGKIFSGQESVTPEISKPGTYLLKITDASNGCLDVDSTQVLDKRIYPNVVLDRDTSLNCVMKVYEAKGSSKDSQTKFSWKKVYDTLFYKEGSKILVSDTGNYIFIVKDTINLCVSKDTIEIKVDQEKPIAAAQAEKDVSCINTEVIIDASQSSQGGNFIYQWQSVTGNIKSGAQTLYPVVDKGGDYHLNVKNIKNLCESDATVLVYQQTEPIALFDQSIDGLKLQFNDQSNGLPTSWNWNFGDGTTSIIQNPQHVFAKEGEFEVCLTVTNDCGQNIKCAKLLIGISAPLSLASYEIQHVSCFEGTDGSIKINIQGGVPPYRYLWNNTMQTKDLFQLQAGNYSVEVTDAQGTKITKGFLIKEPQAITLKDLTIIPSVAGLNTGSIELKLEGGVPQYTYKWSNGQDTNPLQNLAVGEYSCSVTDANQCVKTFGPFEIKEVTANIENQLIKLFKIEPNPVSEVFAIHVSLTQSTPYQLRMINSYGTQVWLNRQNNSKAIFELDANQFASGIYFITLSSEDIAQTIKLVIR